From Paenibacillus physcomitrellae, the proteins below share one genomic window:
- a CDS encoding MDR family MFS transporter: MIHTLRYIHPLAWTIVIGTMFGRLVTSMSIPFLSIYLTQVLGASSTETGLTVAVSSLAGVLVSFYGGYISDRIGRKKVMLISVFGWACVFFGFAAAREIWVFFVVNTLNGLCRSVFEPASRALLSDVTPKERKLLVFNMRYFAVNLGVVFGPLIGLALGSSRSTFPFVIAGLVYILYGLVIVIQFRIHPVHGSAPERNGSPHMLEALRTTSQDKVFLPILLGTIFCVLGYGHFSSTLAQYVAMSPLFENGSRLFSYMLTLNAVTVLVLQYPLVKTASKFPPVVPLIAGNLCVAGSMLIFGVAGHMPMLLAGVVVFTIGEVLMFTMMDVLIDRIAKPEWRGTYFGTIGFNNIGSVLAPILGGLLLDGAGPSHGLLIFAPLAVTTVFGFPLLLTAHRRLTRREQHEQTPAA; this comes from the coding sequence ATGATACATACACTTCGGTACATTCACCCTTTAGCCTGGACAATCGTGATCGGCACCATGTTCGGCCGGTTGGTGACGTCTATGAGCATCCCGTTTTTATCCATTTATTTAACCCAGGTGCTCGGCGCGTCTTCGACGGAAACCGGCCTGACGGTCGCAGTCAGTTCGCTCGCCGGCGTTCTGGTTAGCTTCTATGGCGGATATATCTCTGACCGAATCGGGCGAAAGAAAGTGATGCTGATCTCCGTGTTCGGCTGGGCCTGCGTCTTTTTCGGTTTTGCAGCCGCCCGGGAAATCTGGGTTTTCTTTGTGGTCAATACGCTGAACGGACTGTGCAGATCGGTGTTTGAGCCAGCTTCAAGAGCCTTGCTGTCGGATGTAACCCCGAAGGAACGCAAGCTCCTCGTGTTCAATATGCGGTATTTCGCCGTGAACCTCGGCGTTGTATTTGGTCCGCTGATCGGTCTTGCGCTGGGCTCATCACGCTCAACCTTTCCGTTTGTTATCGCCGGATTGGTTTATATCCTTTACGGTCTGGTCATCGTGATCCAGTTCCGGATTCATCCGGTCCATGGTTCGGCCCCGGAACGTAACGGATCGCCTCATATGCTGGAGGCCTTAAGAACAACAAGTCAGGACAAAGTGTTCCTGCCAATTCTGCTCGGCACCATCTTCTGCGTGCTTGGGTACGGGCATTTCAGCTCAACGCTGGCCCAATACGTGGCGATGAGCCCCTTGTTCGAGAATGGCAGCCGGCTGTTCTCCTATATGCTGACGCTAAACGCGGTTACAGTGCTTGTCCTTCAATATCCGCTTGTGAAGACAGCCAGCAAATTCCCGCCGGTGGTTCCGCTGATCGCCGGCAACCTTTGCGTAGCGGGCAGTATGCTGATCTTCGGCGTGGCCGGCCATATGCCTATGCTGCTGGCGGGCGTGGTCGTCTTTACCATCGGAGAAGTACTTATGTTTACGATGATGGACGTACTGATCGACCGGATCGCGAAGCCGGAATGGCGCGGCACCTATTTCGGGACAATCGGCTTCAACAACATTGGCAGCGTGCTGGCGCCGATCCTCGGCGGGCTGCTGCTGGATGGTGCCGGACCGAGCCACGGCCTGCTGATCTTTGCACCGCTGGCGGTGACAACCGTCTTTGGTTTTCCGCTGCTGCTGACAGCACACCGCCGGCTTACGCGGCGCGAACAACACGAACAAACACCTGCCGCCTGA
- a CDS encoding carbohydrate ABC transporter permease has translation MNGQQRKWIYRILPYAILAIIGLCFLLPLLWVLVASVDPNALQSLKMPASFTGANYSEVMTSQENQRAFGIGLLMSLGQALIVVILSLLAAYPLSRYQLKYKKPFMLTILFMTSLPITAVMVPVYQLFLGLKLYNNVFGVVLFFVASSMPYGIWMIKNFMDSVPNDLEEAAWVDGASVFTGIRKVVAPLMVPGICTVAIFTFSGSWGNFFVPYILLNSPEKFPASLKLYQFFGQYGMVNYGQLAAFSVLYALPSVVLYILSQQFMSKGFGLQGGTKG, from the coding sequence ATGAACGGACAACAACGCAAGTGGATTTACCGGATTCTGCCTTATGCCATTCTGGCCATTATCGGTCTTTGTTTCCTGCTGCCGCTGTTATGGGTACTGGTGGCTTCTGTCGACCCGAATGCGCTGCAGTCGCTTAAAATGCCGGCCAGTTTCACCGGGGCCAACTATTCAGAAGTCATGACAAGCCAAGAAAACCAACGCGCTTTCGGAATTGGTTTGCTGATGTCGCTGGGCCAAGCTCTGATTGTAGTGATTTTGTCGCTGCTGGCGGCTTACCCGCTGTCAAGATACCAATTGAAGTATAAAAAACCCTTTATGCTCACCATTCTGTTCATGACTTCGCTGCCGATTACGGCCGTGATGGTCCCGGTCTATCAGCTGTTTCTGGGGCTGAAGCTGTACAATAACGTGTTTGGTGTTGTTTTGTTTTTCGTAGCGTCTTCGATGCCTTACGGCATCTGGATGATCAAGAACTTTATGGATTCCGTGCCTAACGATCTTGAAGAAGCAGCCTGGGTAGACGGGGCTTCGGTGTTTACGGGCATCCGCAAGGTCGTGGCACCGCTCATGGTGCCTGGCATTTGCACGGTTGCGATCTTTACTTTCTCGGGCAGCTGGGGCAACTTCTTTGTCCCTTACATTTTGCTGAACTCCCCGGAGAAATTCCCCGCCTCGCTGAAGCTGTACCAGTTTTTCGGACAATACGGAATGGTCAATTACGGCCAGCTGGCAGCATTCTCCGTGCTGTATGCGCTGCCTTCAGTGGTGCTCTATATTTTGTCCCAGCAGTTCATGTCCAAGGGATTCGGGTTGCAGGGGGGAACGAAGGGGTAA
- a CDS encoding carbohydrate ABC transporter permease: MSSTAALPLAHKKKRSYAWIYFLLPSIAVMLVFFIYPILLTFYYSFTNLALTGEAAKELKFIGFDNYVRMFQDPSVRVSIWNTLIFLIGSAVIGQQVLGFFIALLMKHKNRLFRRVIGTIVLAGWVTPEIVCALCLYSFFGDEGTLNAILGFVGIHDVAWLYTVPMLTVILANIWHGTAFSMLVFQAALDDVPNEIEEAAVVDGASKLQILLRITIPYIKQTITTNMMLVTLQTLGVFGLIYAMTGGGPGTATTTLPIFMYNQAFVNYQLGYGTAISLLLLVLGIVLSLFYIRSMKE; the protein is encoded by the coding sequence ATGAGCAGCACAGCAGCTTTACCCCTGGCACATAAGAAGAAAAGGTCTTATGCCTGGATTTATTTCCTGCTGCCGTCCATAGCGGTGATGCTGGTCTTTTTTATTTATCCGATCCTCTTAACATTCTATTATTCATTTACCAATTTAGCACTGACCGGCGAAGCCGCGAAGGAGCTTAAATTCATTGGGTTCGATAACTATGTGCGGATGTTCCAGGATCCGTCCGTGCGGGTCAGCATTTGGAACACGCTGATATTCCTGATCGGATCGGCTGTAATCGGGCAGCAGGTGCTGGGTTTCTTCATAGCTTTGCTGATGAAGCACAAAAACAGGCTGTTCCGCCGGGTGATCGGTACGATTGTGCTCGCCGGCTGGGTCACGCCTGAGATTGTCTGCGCGTTATGCTTGTACAGCTTTTTCGGGGATGAAGGGACCTTGAATGCGATCCTTGGATTTGTGGGGATTCATGATGTAGCCTGGCTCTACACGGTTCCGATGCTGACGGTCATTCTGGCCAATATTTGGCACGGAACGGCCTTCTCCATGCTGGTCTTTCAGGCTGCGCTGGACGACGTACCTAATGAAATTGAAGAAGCGGCGGTCGTAGACGGAGCCTCCAAGCTGCAAATTCTGCTTCGTATCACGATCCCGTACATCAAGCAAACAATAACAACCAACATGATGCTGGTTACCCTTCAGACGCTGGGTGTGTTCGGGCTGATTTACGCCATGACCGGCGGGGGACCTGGAACGGCTACGACTACGCTGCCAATCTTTATGTACAACCAGGCGTTCGTCAACTACCAACTGGGTTATGGAACGGCTATTTCGCTGCTTCTGCTGGTGCTCGGCATCGTACTCAGCTTATTCTATATCCGCTCCATGAAAGAATAA
- a CDS encoding ABC transporter substrate-binding protein: protein MSARRRKLGFLTVSMLSMALIFSGCSSGSNGNEANAGQSANSGGGSSASTNSGGGNSSGDSTAKTVLTLTYRDDGIGENGAMYKWIQEVAAAYPNKNVEVKPTPIQASEGDYFAKIALALKSKDTAPDIVTEDTFILNSDASAGFLEPIDDQVNAWEDWNNGSFIEAMKKGVTASDGKVYGVPYNTDSRGLWYNKELFKKVGLPEDWQPKTWDDVLDAARTLKEKAGSDVVPFWMNMGKATGEATSMQTYEMLLYGTGERLIDDATGKWTVKSQGIMDSLNFIQTINKEKLGPPLSKVLNGQAGNTATREYMPKGKLGILLDGSWITGNYIEGGAAPWPEYKDVLGIAPMPTSKGQDPGSITLAGGWALSLPKNGQHKEEAWDFIKFALNKENSKKLVIGLGNITVRADVAKDPEYTSMPFNEITTEYLNNAEFRPANDKYPEVSTQIQTMVESVATGTAPDVAMNKYAQDVTRIVGADNVQEK from the coding sequence ATGTCAGCCAGAAGAAGAAAATTAGGTTTTCTGACGGTCAGTATGTTAAGTATGGCCTTAATATTCAGCGGCTGTTCAAGCGGCAGTAACGGGAATGAGGCCAATGCGGGGCAGTCGGCCAATTCGGGGGGAGGCAGCAGCGCCAGCACCAACAGCGGAGGCGGGAACAGCAGTGGGGACAGTACGGCTAAAACCGTGCTTACCTTGACCTACCGGGATGACGGTATCGGCGAGAATGGAGCTATGTATAAATGGATTCAGGAAGTGGCTGCTGCATATCCGAACAAAAATGTCGAAGTGAAACCTACTCCGATCCAAGCCTCGGAAGGCGATTATTTTGCCAAAATTGCTTTGGCGCTGAAATCCAAGGATACCGCACCGGATATCGTTACAGAGGATACATTTATTCTCAACTCCGATGCCAGCGCCGGTTTCCTTGAGCCGATTGACGATCAGGTGAATGCCTGGGAGGACTGGAACAACGGATCGTTTATCGAAGCGATGAAGAAAGGGGTCACCGCAAGCGACGGCAAGGTGTACGGCGTTCCTTACAACACGGACTCCCGCGGGCTGTGGTACAACAAAGAGCTGTTCAAGAAGGTTGGATTGCCTGAGGATTGGCAGCCTAAGACCTGGGATGATGTGCTGGATGCAGCGCGTACGCTGAAAGAGAAAGCCGGCAGTGACGTAGTGCCTTTCTGGATGAATATGGGCAAAGCAACGGGCGAAGCGACCTCAATGCAGACCTATGAAATGCTGCTCTACGGAACTGGAGAACGTCTCATTGATGACGCGACCGGCAAATGGACGGTGAAAAGCCAGGGCATTATGGACTCCCTGAATTTCATTCAGACGATTAACAAGGAAAAGCTGGGTCCTCCGCTGTCCAAAGTGCTGAACGGGCAGGCCGGCAATACGGCAACCCGTGAGTATATGCCGAAAGGCAAACTCGGTATCCTGCTGGACGGTTCCTGGATCACAGGCAACTATATCGAAGGCGGGGCTGCACCTTGGCCGGAATATAAAGACGTGCTTGGAATTGCGCCAATGCCAACCAGCAAAGGTCAGGATCCAGGAAGCATCACGCTGGCCGGCGGATGGGCGCTGTCTCTGCCGAAGAACGGCCAGCATAAAGAAGAAGCCTGGGATTTCATCAAGTTTGCGTTAAACAAGGAGAACTCCAAGAAGCTGGTGATCGGGCTTGGTAATATTACGGTTCGGGCCGATGTGGCCAAAGATCCGGAATACACCTCGATGCCGTTTAACGAAATTACTACGGAATACCTGAATAATGCGGAATTTAGACCGGCTAATGATAAATATCCGGAGGTTTCCACTCAAATTCAGACGATGGTCGAGTCGGTGGCTACCGGCACTGCGCCTGATGTGGCGATGAACAAATACGCTCAGGATGTAACGCGCATCGTTGGAGCCGACAATGTGCAGGAGAAATAA